Sequence from the Solea senegalensis isolate Sse05_10M unplaced genomic scaffold, IFAPA_SoseM_1 scf7180000013810, whole genome shotgun sequence genome:
TTAGTTTAAGGTCATTTCCAAAACTAAATGTCCAGTATTTAGTCTTTCAGTGTTGTTTCATGCATTTGCTGGTCATGTTCTTCCTTTGCAGTATTTTTCTCCTAAAACCTTAAATATTTCCACTTCCTATTCAAGTGGACAGTGAGTCCAGTGATGAGAGGCAGTGGGACATCATGGGAGGAAATGACATAATAACagttagtgtatgtgtgtgtgtgtagtgtgtgtctCTAAAGCAAACAGAGCAATTCCTTAATGAAACCCAGGGTGGAACTGTTTACCCAGAGcttgctctctcactctctctctttctcgtgAACAGTGAGGGCACTGTAAAGTGAATGGCACTGCATGGTcctacacacatgtacataaacacacacgcacacacactcacaatgcACAGTCATAGCACTCATCTCAAAGCAGCGGTGATAATTAATCATTGTTCCTCAGTGTAAGACAAATACTTGACCGGGCTTCAGTTGCATGCACAGACAGCTTCACTCTGCACAGACAGCTCTTCTCTTacttacacaaacattcacagacCAATCCCTTTTGCTGTagtgttaaatgtaaaatttaaTCTGGAAATGTTCGTGACAGAGCAAAATCAAGAAAGGTGTTCGTTAGTCTCAATCGTTTTAAGTTGCTGTTCAGACAatactttaaaaatcctgaaaacatgtgttaatctccaacatttagcaatgaaatgtctaaaatctccatatttaacagaggagtcttgTGTATATAGCATCAGCacgaagtactgaactaatttttttaatgaactgattctaatgattcagttacaccgaaaataACTGCACATAACTTACAAGTGCACAAAACTAAGGTACGGCAGTTTCTTGCAACCGTGCTGTGACGAGTCAAGTTGTGCTGGGATCATGTAatggaaatgtgaaaatgaagctTCTACTcagtcagtaaacatttttaacaaggGTTAACAAGAGTTAACGGTCTTAATTGTTAATTGCTGGCTGACAATTTAGTAAATGATGTTccaatttaaatgaaaacagtatATAAACTACAGGTACGagcggacaccagtgtgattgacggcTCGTAATGCAGAGGACGTGTGTGAACTTCAGCTTGCAAAAACTCAGCATGGCACCAGCCATAACGTCATCTTGAGGCTTCAGAacgggagttcagattcttggTTCATTTCTAGTTTAATTTTGCCGTTTATCGAATTTAAAGTGTTAGTCAGCTCTTTGTAAGAGGGTTAATGCTGTGTCTACATCTTAAAAGGCTCAGTGCTGGAATATCCTCTGTCTCAAGGTCTATCTGACACTTGGAGAAATTAAATCTATCTTCACGGTGCATACATAGTAACAGAtattgtctctgtctttgtctcttttgccAGGATTCGTCCTCAGCTGGCCAAAGAAAAGATCGAGGGATGTCACATCTGTACGTATGTGATGCCTGGAGAGCCACAGGTGGTCCTGGGTAAAGACAAGGCTTTTACCTATGActatgtctttgacatggactCCCACCAGGAGAACCTCTACACCCACTGCACCGAGAGTCTCATCGAGGGCTGCTTTGAGGGCTACAACGCCACCATCTTTGCTTATGGACAGGTTGGTTTAACAAACTTTGGATGTAAAtgaagattattttcatgataGATTCCTGGAGGTCTGGGAAACATATTGATATAATATCAAGAAGATATCGCCTTAGATATTGTCATATTGTGATTTCCTTTCCTGGTTTCAAAGACTGTTGCAGTGTTGATCTTGAGACTGATTATGGAAATATattgttaaacattaaaaagccaaagaaataccCCAAATACAGATCATAATCTGATAAAATACAGGGTAGATATTTCAAGTATTTACAATGTATAGTCAGCGCCCTGTGGGAAGCATTAACCCTTAGAAGGATAACTTTTCATGAGCTCAGACAAACAGCCTGTGTCCAGCTTTATATGAAGATGTATCAGAACATAGCCtttaaaaaattatttattagcCCTGTCTAGCGAGCCCTAATTTCCCATTTAATCAAGATTTTGTTTGGTCCATTGGAAATGAAATTATGAACAATTtcaaccagtgtttcccaaaacttgACCACCTTGTCCGTCTTGTCTTGCCTTGTCCACAAAAAATTTGGCATAGACAGttacatatattattatgtaaCATTGCTGTAAATATTTCAGAATTGCCTAAAGGTTAGTTTCCTTCTGTagtccatggcctgtgtcccaACAGTctccagaaaataaagaaagcatTGAAGATTAATGAAGATTAATGAAGCTTTAAAGCGCTGAAACAAAAGTagagtaataatagtaatataatagAGGCGTTGCGCACACATTTGCTGCCTTTTTCATTTTGCATCGCTAGAGGCGAGGGAGCTGCATCCATGATCCCAGGATTTATGGCAGCATTTAAGGCGAAGATGATTTCAATGTCATGTCACCACAAAAGTAATGAGGGAGCGAACAGGCCTCACAGCCACACAggctctgtccacacacactaTCAGCAAACATGCTCCTGCTTGCTGCAACGTATTGGCTCCGATAGATCAGGCCGAGGAGGGAGTTTGTTACCCAATCAACTCAGAGGCTGAACAGATTGCATCACCTCATACCAGAGCGCAGAGCTACAACTCTGACTACAGAATATTTGAGAGAAAGTATGAAACTTGAAATGCCTGCTCACATCTCTGCACTTCTGTActgaggaataataaaaacattattgttattcacaTATGGACAACTGAGATCTAAATCAAGTTATGTTACATCAGACCAGATgtacttttattgttattcttgACTGAAGGGATTTTGGCCTTTTCAAGGGTGTTGTGAAGAGAAtttatcttcttctcttttagcttatttttttactgaacaGAGGCCAGTTACCAACCTTTACTTTATGGACTGGTGGAGGAGAGTGAGCACTATGTGAAGATTATATAAAACCTAGCAAAAGCTTAATTCAGTGTTGATCACtgcttaaaacacacacatctcgACATCGTTTGTGAGATGTTTAACAAATTTGACATTCcaagaagaaaaatacaaaaaaacatgcgtTTACTTGCTTCTTGTGGGACATAGGATTGTTTCTATTTTTAAGTTTGTTGTAAAAATTAACTTTTACGATAGTATTTTGCCTTGTATTTTACGTATCATTTGATTGGTGGATTAatgggatgttttattttttcaatgttttagccCTGATATATATCTAGAGAATTGAGCCAGATCTTCAGTTAAGGCCATTATTTAATGATGTTTTGGTTTAATTGCAAAGTTTTTATCATCTGCATACATAGTTACCTTTgacttacacactcacacacactcctggcTGAGTGTCTCACAGACATTTCAGCTGAGAGGAGAAGGGTCACTGTGCAAGTTTGAGTTCAATGTTACATTCTTGGTTTTCTCATGGTGTGGTCACCATAGTGACTAAATGATCCCCCCCTAAACTGCACCCCTTCTCCTTCCTTTATGACatgaactttttttctttcctcctacATCCTCATTCACTGTAGCACAAGAACATAACACAGATTAaacgaacacaaacacagattatatGTTGCTAATGACACAAATGATAAGAGCTGGATTTAGAGggtgactgatttttttttttggcagataTGTTTGACCAGTATTCTATTTTCCTTTATCGgatcaaataaaacagtttaatattaacaaatgaaaaatcacaactaaacaaaacatttatcgAACAACACTGACAGTCCCCTCCAATCTGCAaaagaaatgtatgaaataaatattaaatacatgaaacaggtcatcaaaaacTAAACTTTATCAAATAAACTTATATACttaaataaagtatataatGCACTTTTTAGTATATCAAGTGCCAGGATAAACATGTGTAAACTTAAATAATCAATCAATGTATATTTATGGAGTACTTTACAATATCTGCAAATACATAAGTAGTAGGGATATTCAGTattgatactggtcaaaatcactggatcaaaATGTTTGATGCAGTGATAATGTGAGAtaattttgacacacattttggcttaaaGAATTATTgtgcctcctgcgatttgaaaattgcagtaggccgtattgcgattttgataaaatcttgattaattgttcagccctactgaTAACAATATTAGTAGATACGTCAGTGTTACTGTGTTGAAgtcaaaaaagtggtattgagcCATCTCTAATGAATAGGTAATAATCATCCCATTGATAAAGATTAATAAGCCAATGGTGATTTTTAAAGAGAAACGTCAAAAACTGTTGCGAGAATACGCTTTTTCTCCTTGAGGAAAAACAACTGCTGACTCTCTTTTCCTTCTGTGTCCAGACGGGTTCGGGGAAGACCTACACCATGGGAACCGGCTTTGACGTCAACATTGGAGAGGATGAGCTGGGTATCATTCCCCGCGCCGTCAAACACCTGTTCAGAGGCATCGAAGAGCGGAGACAGGCCGCCACGGAGCAGGGCAAACCAGTTCCCGAGTTCAAGATCAACGCACAGTTCCTGGAGGTGCAGAAACACACTTATCATgacacatggaggcagagaAAATGGCACTTAAAACTGGGAATGAGGTCCATTTATGAGCACACAGTCTCAACATAAACATCCAGAGAAATGTATGCAGAACTCGCAGACAGCACAAGGTCACAGTTCAGCAGAGGGTGAAGGGTCCAGGTTGTTAAAGTGTCCAGATGACTCTACAGCCATTAAACTGTCATTAGTCTGTCTCAGTGACCAGCTCCCGCCTTTATTTTTAACTGACAAGCTGCTAACAGCTGCTGAGGAAGCAGCTGCGGAGGAGAAGACGAGGCAGAGAAGTGATGACAGTGAACGGCATTGATGATGCATCCGTTATTGACTATTCCTGCAGTCTTTCACAACTGTCTGTGTTACCAATGTTGTGTCTCCTCTCTTAACTTACGTCTCCAGCTGTACAATGAGGAGGTGCTGGACTTGTTCGACTCAACACGGGACATCGAGACCCGGAAACAGAAGTCCAATATCAAGATCCACGAGGACGCCAACGGAGGCATCTACACCGTGGGAGTCACGACACGCACTGTGACCTCTGCAGCTGAGGTCGGCTTTAGCGCAgcaaagttttattttgcacCAACACCATATGTGTTCCGTATTATAACATAACCATACTGTAGCAAGAATTATCACCAGCAAAACTGTCAGTGCTATGAAACCTAATTTTTTGCCACTTTTACTATTATTCTAACAATATTAGGATGACTTCAGCTGCTACTCACTGTAGCCACTTACATGCGGCAGTTTTAATATCCATGTTGATTTATACGGTTAGAACAGTTCACTATTCACTGAAGCCCAGGGAACAATTCAGTCACTTCTTCCGACTTACATTTCAACACGCCGTTTGatagaacaaagaaacattgccttttgaaataattcatacaatcgtgtgaatgaaaaacatttctcaGTTTTACTTGGCtcacagttttttcccccccaataACAGCTATTAGCAATAACATCAAATTGATAAAGCAGATCTTTTATATCCTTGATGAAAACAGTAATAACTTTTGTTTATCCTCCTGGCCTGTTTCTGTTGTCTATTTTCTGATATATGGTGTTGGAATAGTTTATTTTCTACTTATCTGTGTTGTGGTTGCTATCTATTTAATCTAGAACTGCGGGGTGCCAGTGCATTTTCATGGAATGATCACGCTCTGTCTGCTGCTTTTCCTTTATTGCTACAAAGGCTTCAAAGCGCAGTCGTGTTAAATTGAAGTATCACATCATTTAAGCAGTATTGCAAAGAGTGTGCAGCAAAGGTGAAGAACAAAGTCCCGATTAATCTCGTCCAAATTACTGATCGTGAGAAATTGCTTCATTGCATCACCTGCGAACTgaagacatgtgtgtgtgtgtgtgttttttgatatTAAATCCTACATTTCTGTCAGACTAGTTATTGTTCAATTTAAGAGTATATTTGTTGgacaaagtgtttgtgttttttttcatctattGCTCCGTCCAATTAGCTtctctggtgtttgtgttcCCTGAAGTAGCTACAATCGATATGGTTTTGAATGAAATatcaaatgacaacatgaaaaacaacgTGACAGAGTTAAAGAGGCCGATGGTGATGAAGCCATAGAGAATTATTTTGGTTGTGCACACATTCTCTGTGGAAAAGAATAAATAACTCCTGCTTTCCCAGATGGCACAGTTAGCAACTAGTGGATCTTTTGCAGCAGTGATTGAAGATAGAGgtgaaaagacagaaagacaaaaatatgtaTCTGCAATGGCTTTTTCATGAAAAGATATTAAGATAGAAAGAAATTTCAAACTTGAGGTTCATCAGACAGATAAAGGACTTTTTCTATGTAAGTGGCTGAAGATATGGATTATCTATcttttagtggttagcactcttcccct
This genomic interval carries:
- the LOC122760599 gene encoding kinesin-like protein KIF21A — protein: IRPQLAKEKIEGCHICTYVMPGEPQVVLGKDKAFTYDYVFDMDSHQENLYTHCTESLIEGCFEGYNATIFAYGQTGSGKTYTMGTGFDVNIGEDELGIIPRAVKHLFRGIEERRQAATEQGKPVPEFKINAQFLELYNEEVLDLFDSTRDIETRKQKSNIKIHEDANGGIYTVGVTTRTVTSAAEVGFSAAKFYFAPTPYVFRIIT